The genomic region CGCGCACATTCGCCTTCATAAACGTCCGGAAGGGCGCGGTCGTCCGCACGTAGCCATCCTGCTGGCTGATCTTGTTTTCGACCATCGGCTTGACGCCATTATCCCAGGCGTCCTGGAAGGTCGGGGCCATGACGAACAGCGTCATGAAGAGTGCGAGGCTGACGAGGATCATATTGCTCGGCGTCGTTTGCAGTCCAAGACCGGCGCGAAGGAATGAGAAGGCGATCAGGAATCTCGCGAACGACGTCACCATCATCAGCAAGCCGGGCGCGACCGAAAGGACGGTCATCACGACAAGAAGCTGAACGATGCGGCCGGAAACGCTGGCGTCTCCCGCGGGGAAAAGCGTCTGGAGATCGATTGCCTGCGCGGCAGCCGCGCTCGAAGACGCTGCCAAAAGGATCAGCGCCCACAGAACTTTCTTGATCATTCGAGCACCAATCCACCTATCAGAAGGCCCAGAATGGCGCCTCGACCGCGGACACGCGCGCGATCGTCAAGTTGCTCTCGCAAGTTCTGGAAGCCACGCACGCCCTGGATGTCGGCTAGGGAGAGGCCCTTCAGGTAGGCAATCACGTCTTCGCGGACCTCGCCGAGCAACGTCGTCGTTTGGGGCGTGCCGTGGACGACGATAATAGAGACATCGAGCCTGGCGCGGACCGCAGGCTCGGAATTCAAATCCGTAATGACCGAGGGTATGGCCAGCTCTATGGCGTCGCCCGGGAACCGCCCAGCGGTTGGTCCGGCCGGCGGCGCTTTATCTGTTGGCACAGAATTCTGAGGCGCAACGTCGGGCATCAGAAAGTAGCCGTAAGCGCCGCCGCCGCCGGCGCCCAAAACGATCGCGATAAGCGCCGCTATCACGAAGCCGCCAACGCCACCACCCGCGTTCGAGTCGTCCTTTTTTCGCTTATCTTTTGCCACCTAGCTCTCTCCCCCAACCCGAGCCTTAGAAGGGCGAAAGATTATCGAGAATCTGCTGGCCGTAGGCGGGCTGCTGAATTTCCATGACACGGCCGCGGCCGCCATATGAAATTCGCGCTTCAGCAATTTTCTCGTAGGAGATCGTATTGTCGGTCGCGATGTCCCGTGGCCGAATGACGCCCTGTACATTCAGGACGCGTAACTCGTAGTTGACCCGCACTTCCTGCGAACCGCTGACGACGAGATTGCCGTTCGGCAACACCTGACTGACGACGGCGCCGACAAGAAGATTGATGTTTTCAGAGCGGTCGATGGAGCCTTTCGAGTCCGTCGCCGTGGTGCGATCGAGATTGCCATCAAGACTGCCCGATCCAGTCGGACCTGGCGCGCCGAAGCCAAAATTGAAATCTGCCGATGATTTCAGCCCAACGCTCGAATCACGTGAACGATTCAAATTGTTATCCAACGACGCCTTGTCGTTGATCTGGATTTTGACAGTGACGACGTCGCCGACCTTGAGGGCGCGTGCATCGCGAAAGAGGTCGGCGCCGGAATCCTGCCAGGTGGAGTTACCCGAGTGATAGGCGACAGGTGTCACGGGAAGATTGACGTGCGCCGCCTGACCGGGCGCCAAGCCGCTTCCCATCGGGGACATTGCAGGGGCCTGCGAGACTTCGTGCAATTGGTCTATGGCACACGCGCCTAGCAGCAACGACAGCGACGCAGTCGCTGGAGCCACCCATCGAAATCTATTGCTGGGCATTGGCCTTGTGCTCCGGCTGAATTGCGAGTTCGCCGGCACCGGCGATAACGGCGGAGAGACGCGCCGCCTTCGCGACTTCCATCTCAGCCAGAATGGGGCTCGAAACTTTCGGTGCCAGCTTCGAAATGATTGCTGCGGATGTCATCTCGTCCATCGCCGCGAGTTGTGCCGCAGCGGCGTCCGGTTTCATCCGGCTGTAGATTTCAACGAGCGCGTCAGTAGCGTGCGCGGCGAAATCCTCGCGTAGCTTCATCCAGCTTTTCAGCACCTCGGCCTTCGCATTGAGAAGCGCGATCCGGTCGTTAATTTCCTTCTGCGCCTTTTGAAGACCACGCGTCTGCTGTGCGATTTGGGCGGCCGACGTCGCATCGAGAATATTCGAGCAATACTGCTGCGCCGGGCTCAACTGCTGTTTGGTCGTCGGCGGGAGCGGCAGCGCGTCCACATCTGCGGCCTCGGATTTCTGAGCGCCTTCGGGCTTGGTGTCGTCGACCGCGATGCGGAACGAATAAGCGATCGGAGGCGTTTGCTCCGCCTTCTGCCGAAGCTCGTATGCGCGCTCGCTGCGATCGACGGGCGGGCCAACCAGTGGATTGTGGATGCTTTCGG from Hyphomicrobium sp. MC1 harbors:
- the fliP gene encoding flagellar type III secretion system pore protein FliP (The bacterial flagellar biogenesis protein FliP forms a type III secretion system (T3SS)-type pore required for flagellar assembly.), producing MIKKVLWALILLAASSSAAAAQAIDLQTLFPAGDASVSGRIVQLLVVMTVLSVAPGLLMMVTSFARFLIAFSFLRAGLGLQTTPSNMILVSLALFMTLFVMAPTFQDAWDNGVKPMVENKISQQDGYVRTTAPFRTFMKANVRDKDLALFEQMSAERFGEQNKAGPDDLRVLIPAFMVSELRRGFEIGFLVTLPFLVIDLVVATIMTAMGMMMMPPTVVALPLKVLFFVLVDGWSLLVGALVKSFT
- a CDS encoding flagellar basal body-associated FliL family protein, whose protein sequence is MAKDKRKKDDSNAGGGVGGFVIAALIAIVLGAGGGGAYGYFLMPDVAPQNSVPTDKAPPAGPTAGRFPGDAIELAIPSVITDLNSEPAVRARLDVSIIVVHGTPQTTTLLGEVREDVIAYLKGLSLADIQGVRGFQNLREQLDDRARVRGRGAILGLLIGGLVLE
- the flgH gene encoding flagellar basal body L-ring protein FlgH, with translation MPSNRFRWVAPATASLSLLLGACAIDQLHEVSQAPAMSPMGSGLAPGQAAHVNLPVTPVAYHSGNSTWQDSGADLFRDARALKVGDVVTVKIQINDKASLDNNLNRSRDSSVGLKSSADFNFGFGAPGPTGSGSLDGNLDRTTATDSKGSIDRSENINLLVGAVVSQVLPNGNLVVSGSQEVRVNYELRVLNVQGVIRPRDIATDNTISYEKIAEARISYGGRGRVMEIQQPAYGQQILDNLSPF
- a CDS encoding MotE family protein; translated protein: MRFLIARKFLERGSVAWLAGGLLVIATAMPVVAESIHNPLVGPPVDRSERAYELRQKAEQTPPIAYSFRIAVDDTKPEGAQKSEAADVDALPLPPTTKQQLSPAQQYCSNILDATSAAQIAQQTRGLQKAQKEINDRIALLNAKAEVLKSWMKLREDFAAHATDALVEIYSRMKPDAAAAQLAAMDEMTSAAIISKLAPKVSSPILAEMEVAKAARLSAVIAGAGELAIQPEHKANAQQ